One stretch of Halobaculum marinum DNA includes these proteins:
- a CDS encoding cation diffusion facilitator family transporter yields the protein MSRKAAVRRVGVVILVANLVLAVAKASVWYATGSLAVGSEAVNSIADVAYSAVVLAGLYLTTQPPDFEHPHGHERIEPFVSLFVAAGVLVAGIGVAYSGATALLFPGPPRAFTGGPLAVGVLVASGVVKLLLYRYCLSVGDEHDSPALVATALDNRNDTLTATAALVGVAGAVAGYPALDALAALAVSVGILYTGYEIVRDNVGYLVGAAPPEDLREEILDRALSHPEVRGAHDVVAHYVGPEVDVSLHIEVEGERSLFEAHDIETAVVESVRAIPAVDDVFVHVDPKELGEWKEADDARIAAGEPGGAEGKPLRDGTDSDR from the coding sequence ATGAGCCGCAAGGCCGCCGTCCGCCGCGTCGGCGTCGTGATACTCGTCGCCAACCTCGTCCTCGCGGTCGCGAAGGCGAGCGTCTGGTACGCGACGGGCAGCCTCGCGGTCGGGTCGGAGGCGGTCAACTCCATCGCCGACGTGGCGTACTCGGCGGTCGTGCTCGCGGGCCTGTACCTCACGACCCAGCCGCCGGACTTCGAGCACCCGCACGGCCACGAGCGCATCGAGCCGTTCGTCTCGCTGTTCGTCGCCGCCGGCGTGCTGGTCGCCGGCATCGGCGTCGCTTACTCGGGCGCGACCGCGTTGTTGTTCCCCGGTCCGCCTCGGGCGTTCACTGGCGGGCCGCTCGCGGTGGGCGTGCTCGTCGCCAGTGGCGTCGTGAAGCTCCTCCTCTACCGCTACTGCCTCAGCGTCGGCGACGAGCACGACTCGCCGGCGCTCGTCGCGACGGCGCTGGACAATCGCAACGACACGCTCACCGCGACCGCGGCGCTGGTGGGGGTGGCCGGCGCGGTGGCCGGCTATCCAGCGCTCGACGCCCTCGCGGCGCTGGCCGTCTCGGTCGGGATCCTGTACACGGGGTACGAGATCGTACGCGACAACGTGGGCTACCTCGTCGGCGCAGCCCCGCCGGAGGACCTCCGCGAGGAGATTCTCGACCGCGCGCTGTCGCACCCGGAGGTGCGCGGCGCACACGACGTGGTCGCTCACTACGTCGGCCCCGAGGTCGACGTGAGCCTCCACATCGAGGTGGAAGGGGAGCGCTCGCTGTTCGAGGCCCACGACATCGAGACGGCGGTCGTCGAGTCGGTCCGTGCGATCCCCGCCGTCGACGACGTGTTCGTCCACGTCGACCCCAAGGAGTTGGGCGAGTGGAAGGAGGCCGACGACGCCCGGATCGCCGCCGGAGAACCCGGCGGAGCCGAGGGGAAGCCGCTCCGGGACGGCACCGACTCCGACCGCTGA
- a CDS encoding DUF7314 family protein: MADEFIKGMALFCGAGLAWMVLAGWYRTPGFESPKQLIAAPPEPNTVFDAIGIFLNDVFFWTAIIGALTFWVLIPALRQVRDSTSPA; the protein is encoded by the coding sequence GCATGGCCCTCTTCTGTGGCGCGGGCCTCGCGTGGATGGTGCTCGCGGGTTGGTACCGGACGCCGGGGTTCGAGAGCCCCAAACAGCTCATCGCGGCGCCGCCGGAGCCGAACACGGTGTTCGACGCCATCGGCATCTTCCTCAACGACGTGTTCTTCTGGACGGCGATCATCGGCGCCCTCACGTTCTGGGTGCTGATCCCGGCGCTGCGCCAGGTGCGCGACTCGACGTCGCCCGCGTAA